The DNA sequence TTCATAATGGAAGCAGCTTTTTCCAGTATGCATGGTacgagtgtgtgtgaatgggagtgtcCATGTATGAGTATTTACTATTTGAATGCCATCCCAGCAGGCAAACCTGACTACtttcatatattattttatgGGTTTTGAAGACCTTGACACAGTTGGAGATTTACAGCACTGCATTGGTATTGAGAATAATATAAACTGCAATGTCTATGACCCTGAGCAATTAAAGTCCTTATATGATCTTTATAATTACTCATTTTTACATTTGAATATTAGAAGCCTGAATAAACGTCACACTGATTTAGCCTCTCTACTTTCCAATATGAGCTGTATGTTTAACTTTATTGCCTGTAGTGAATCGTGGCTTTCTGATTCCTCATATATTGATCTGTTTAGACTGGATGGATACaatttacatgtaaaaaatagaCCCAGTGGAAGAGGTGGTGGTGTGTGCCTCTATGTCCAGAACAATCTTCATGCCAAAGTATGTAACATCACCCTAGAAGATGATCTCTGTGAATCCTTGTTCATGGAGATCAACAACAAAGGAAAAAAGGTAATTGTTGGAGTACTCTATCGTCCTCCTGGCTCACCTCTTGACACTTTTATTTCCAAATTGGATGAACTATTACTCAGtctaaataaactaaacaaaaacggcatccttcttggtgactttaatattgatattTCCAAGGACGATGGAGCAAAACTGAACTTTATCAACACGTTACATTCTTCTTCCCCACCATCAATAGGTTCACTCGAGTCACAGATGCCTCAAAAACAATAATCGATAACATTATTACTAACATCCGTAATACAAAGCTCGTGACAGGGGTGGTGCAATCCGATATCACAGACCACTTTCCCATTATACTATTCTTTGACTCTGGCAAAACTCCCTCCTCCCCACCTCCTAAAGGTAAAACCAAAATACTCAACAATACAACTCTACTACACCTAAATAATAATCTGCTTGCCAGGAAATGGGACTCTGTGTTTAATTGCACCTGTCCTGATGCTGCATATGAACATCTGATTAAAATGATTCAGGATGCTATTCAGGAAACAATCCctgaaaaaattatcaaaaatcatACCTCAGAAACAAATCCCTGGATTACAAGGGGGATCTTAAAGTCCATCAGACAAAAGAATAAACTCTACAAATGTTATATTTCGAACCCTACTACTgtcaacaaagaaaaatacacaaattatagaaataaattaactcatattatcagGAAAAGTAAGCGCAACTATTATTCTGAACTATTACAAGCATCGCAGGGGGATTGTAGGAGAACATGGAACGTGTTGAATACTGTTCTCAACAAGGGACATAAGGCCCCTGTTGTTCCGGATACAGGGTCAAATAGGGCTGATCTTGCCaatagttttaatacattttttgcttctattggggaaaacctatccagtaaaataggtcaacctccagggtattcctttaaagaatttttatcaggcagctaccctagctcccttttcatgcagccaaccgacatcaatgagctttatacgatcattatggacctaaagtcatcacatacagctggagtggacgggatatgtagcaaaatcttgaaagccatagcaaatgtgatcataaatcctctctgtcactgtataaacctgtcacttagtgctggcattgtacccaaaatgtccaaagtggcaaaaataatcccaatttttaaatcaggtgataaaaataatatgaacaattataggccaatttcaattttaccaacattttcaaaaatatttgagaaagtggtctataaccgactgaatggctttctggaaaaactaaatatccttgtcccctcccaatatggttttcgtaaaaaaagcaccacctgtatggctatactcgaccttttggaaaaggtcaatgactgtattgaagaaggaaaatgcggtattggcatttttttggatctatccaaggcctttgacacaatagactttgagatcttattgtataaactatatcactatggtgtcagaggggtacctctcgattggttccgctcttacctatacggaaggcagcaatgtgtatgcgtcaatgatcacaattcaccctgtatgaccataaattatggggttccccagggatccatcttggggcctctcctttttatcctatacataaatgattttgtaaactcctccgaaacttttcataaaataatttttgctgacgatacaaatgtgtttacctcacacaggagcctacaccatctacaagtaactgtcaattcagagcttgtgaaagtggattcctggttcaaatgcaataagctctcacttaatgtaaataaaacaaatgttaatttatttcgttctaataaaaagcggacaaatactgagcactgccatatcaacatcaatgggcaggaaatacagagagtgtactccacaaaattcctgggggtcatcattgatgaatacctcaatttcaaatgtcacattagccatctgttaaacaaattatccaaatatgttggcctgttctttcaccttcgtcgttATCTTCCTCGTTATGCTCTACTCACCCTATATAAAACTctatttgaaccacatctaaactactgtaatgtcatctggtgtaacaccttccctacctacctccacaaattagaatccatgcaaaagaaaatcatacggccctgtcatggtccaagtttaatgcccccactccacatctattccataattatcatctcttaagactgacagagttcaatattcatcaaaatgcttgtttaacctatcaagtcatttacaggctgaatttaaggctctgtagcttggttcctatctaccatccccagcatgcccacaacactcctaacttagatctgatatcagggaaacatggtttactggattgtaccgctccaagtgttgtatgcaggggaccaaagatttggaaccggcttaatgagagcctcaagatgctgtatccattctccaacttcaaaaagaaactgaaaacttacctattaaccacctatatttgatgcctcatgtggggtagattactgttgggttttgcatggttgaatgaatgtatgtatgtatgtatgtgtatgcttgctttagtactattatcttgtgttaatcatatagcgttgtttttgttttttttgttgttgttgtgcttgctaccatgtttcatcatgacatgtatatactgtcctctggacccttgtcaaaagcttcttctagcttatttgggggaccctttcacgtaccaacatctttaaatgaagatatttcactactattgtaattgttatatggtattgtgaataaacttgaaacttgaaaacttgaaaaaaaaatgtgagccaagacatccagggggtttagctcgctcgtctgcgggaacaaactgccgccattgcttgccgtgctaccgaggtcctttgtccctgaattgctcacacactccggcagattcaatgggggtctggtggcagatttctttgactttatggttggaaatgcatctgctttgagtgtcgcaggatatccacacattcttgccatctctgtcgtagcatagctttcgtcggtaaagtgtgcggaacaaacgtccaatttcttgccactttggcatctttgggccactggtgcaacttgaatccgtccctgttggtgttgttacaccctccgacaacacaccgacgaggcatgatgtctccaaggtacggaaaacagtcgaaaaaacggaaaataacagagctgatttgactcggtgtttgagaaaatggcggattgcttcccgatgtgacgtcgctccgagagcgaatattagaaaggcgtttaatttgccaaaattcacccatttagagtttggaaatcggttaaaaaaatatatggtcttttttctgcaacatcaaggtatatattgacgcttacataggtctggtgataatgttcccctttaaaaatattttttctttttttttgtcctgtccagcttctcaagtaagtcatatagtagatgtagatgcccatatcggctgttcagatttactttacaaaagagaagtgtgggatacttctcttgttgccttatttgtatttgactttattaaatgtatttatattatcatttgctgcagccgggccggagcaggaggggatagaaagagaaaaaaaaggaagacagagggagaaattgtggggaaaaaagggggattagacagagagacaacaacaacaacagcaaacacaacaacaacaacaacaacaacagcaacaatagagcaacatcagcaaataggacatgtacaaatatgatggtaaaagtaatagcaaataagcagttagcaaaaataaagaataatacagaaatgacaatgagcattattacactacaaatggagcaatacaaataccaatagaaatagcgctattgataatgaacaataccaatactttacctttattatcaacaatacagttgtttgaaTGCAACGATacttatacgtaatgataacttgagatacgaaagaatgcagaaaaatggagggggagaaagagaagcaaccaacattaaccttgtagattgttatagtaacaataggtcaagctttgtcagtgtgccatgtgttgtacccagtttaccctagggcaacaacgttaatatatgtttgatgaaacctgattatgtgcatgagtgtacgtgcttgtacaatgaatgtatatgtacagaatgtgtatatttgtttgtacagtgaatatatatgtacagaatgtatatatctgtttgtacagtgaatatatatgtacagaatgtgtatatgtgtttgtacagtgaatatatatgtacagaatgtgtatatgtatgtttgtacagtgaatgtatatgtacagaatgtgtatatgtgtttgtacagtgaatatatatgtacagtatgtgtatgtttgtatattgaatgtgcgtgtggctgtacgaactttaagtatgtaaatatgtactgtatttgtgtatgtatgtgggagcgtaggtacctatgtatgtatgtatgtatgtgagtatatgtaaatttgtatgaacaatatattcgactcccagtgtgcgtgggagccagagcacggcccccgccccccgagagcccaacccacaaacagtaggtgtggtgcccagggaaccagggaccaccgcccccacgcagccaagccggccagcgacaggaaccccagagcccggcccaccgcaccgcccacaagggccagcagcaggccgcagacagacgcacccggcagaggacaaggcatgagaaaagcaggggacagccagaccccaagccagtgagagaccacaccccacgcataagcgagacgccccgcccgagggacccagagactccccgcaaccggacgggaagaccgcccccgccccaccggcaaaccgggcccccacgagcccaccccccacccccggcggAGAGCacagcgaggccagcccccggccaccccacccaaatcggccgccgcaggaccacccggcacagggccacgggaaccacccaccccacttgcagggaccccaacgatggagatggaacaaccagcaaccgccccgccgtgCTCCCCcccgagggaggggaaaaattaaaaaataatattaataaaatatattaaaaaataaataaattaattaaaaaaaataattaaaaaaaaataataattaaaagaagatcacagacatgctgacacacaaggtcactaccccagcaactggccgactcgcagcacctggtaataccttgcagcaccaagctaccacaatagacgcagggactagacccagcaggccccaaccaagacgggcacccggaagggttggacggcgggacccaggagctccagacacgcagtccggatgcagtagcctgaggcgtcgacccctgcctgacaggcaggcccagagcgtacccccagaaatatacatacatacatacatacatacatacatatatacatatacatacacatacacatacacatatacatgtacacatacacatatgtacatacagtatacatacacatacagtgtgtacacatacatacatacacatacacacacatatactgtacatacatatacacagttcgtcagccccgacaaccaccacgcgcgcgcgctgccaccagtcacaacatcagcaacccccctgcaccagacccatcagccacgggcgcccacaccacaaacaaacggcagcagaaacagcagccgcaatacccccagacagccagcaccacccaatcaaatcaaagcgatcaaaaaaactgtgaccggcaaccacacgccaacaggaccacggagaccagccagcgccagcccaccagtcagcccaaacgccaacacgcaaacaagagacaccaacacgccccccccccaccaaaagaccccaccaccccaacccaaacccgcacaaacacaccaccgcccaaacaaccgagacccagcatccagaccagacatgggggccgcgccgccaccacatcaagtcaccaacagagatcccacagcgcaaggtgcaaggtcgggccacacgggcacggaccccacccaacaggaagtgagacccgctcgacgccacacacaaataaataatacgttttaaaaataatttaaaaaaaataaataaataaaataagtaaataataaaaataataaatacattaaaaataataataataaatgaaaaaaaacctggcaggccaccagaccgcagtccccgccggccgacgaggcaatgaggggtgcgccgaaccccaacccccccatgcatgtgtacaaggcccccagagtgtctactgtgtagttaaaattaggaggtcagccgttacagccgacctccagtccctattgatgtgtgtagcgtgagtgagatatgtatgcttgtgggaactaataatgcgattaaaattgggggacatcaaggtcatggtgggtcccaaccaagccgagccccccaaatcctaagtgtctaatatgaagctaagattgagggatggacgagcaggggacaagacaggaggactggagccccataggaggcatcctcatccccccgccatgcctccccgcaggacaatccccaaagtcttatatatgtgtgactatgtgtgctataagtaggaggagtagagggcccggacattccCCCCAGTCCATGTGGCcgccaaccaggaactacggccaggaggccgccacccatcCCTACCATCAAGTGTTGTACTGGAAACTCatttacaaacacaacttcaTCACACACAATACTCCACTGTGGAATTGTTGTTATATTAAAATGAGAAACGGATGCACTTATTGAgtgataaaagtattttattatttgaagATTTCATTATTAAGTACgagctgggaaaaaaaaattataaaggcttttgttcaaaatattctaattacagtatatcatctttttcattatttactgtttattctttactgtattttctctggaacaaaaaaatacatcttgAAAGTTTCCATTCTTCCAAAAAAGACAGAATTgaccacttaaaatattttttaggattttgttttgtaattgacGACAACACTTGTTCGTTCTGTGATAGGgaaacaaaataaacagtttattttatgaatgtatgCAAAGTGAATCTCTGTGGGATGATGTACAATATTGGCTTTTGCCTGACACTCCAAACTTTGATTGCATATTAAtgcatgtacttgactgaaaaaagcactaatatacaatatctaatctataaatgtagaAGTATATTAAAGAGattgttacacaaacaacaatgatgtcacacatgttatatgtgctgatgttgttagaaagtcaacattaaagtcttgacagtttatttcaaatcctgcagtttcatttgctgctgctgttctcaccagcacacttgtgtttcttacactggtacttagaagacaatctttcaccacacacactgcaactccacactttctctcctgggtgtcttctcatgtgtgctACAAGATTTGATTGGTCACAAAAGCTTCTGTTGCAGATTGAACATGTGAAAGGTTTCTcaccagtagtgatgggtccggcaacaccgatgcatcggcgcatgcgtcgagctcatagagcaaaaccctgtgtcggtgcgcgtaccgcttttagaaagtcacgtgaccgatcatgagctgttttggtcacgtgaccgatacgcgaactgtgtcgcactcccgcctcctctgtgccctgtgagcgggtcttttctacagccggagaaataataactaagagaaatcgtctaaaatgtaatacgttggaaaaactgtttttttaaataaaaatgtgtaaaaaaataaaataaaaaaataaaaattcccagtccacaagcatccgcattcacaacacgttctcttagatttccatgttatgatacatgttcacattatttattgactgtatttaaaaagataaaaatatatttttttttaaatgaagatatgaaataatcctaaatgaaatacaatgacttggtttatattattgtatatactaggtcatacaatcagtgtcagttgagtcggtccataggttgcctgtagggatttttaatgtccagcagatgtcagtatttagtgacacagtatcgacacagtatcaataccgtTTTgcgatgtgtcgaaacgcttcatgacgcctcatcaacccatcactactcagcagtgtgtcttctcatgtgtactttcaaattctgactttgtacaaaacctttaccacagagtgaacagataaaaggtttttcaccagtgtgtgttctcatgtgtactttcaaattctgactttgtacaaaacctttaccacagagtgaacagataaaaggtttctcagcagtgtgtgttctcatgtgtactttcaaattgtgactttgtacaaaacctttaccacagagtgaacagataaaaggtttttcagcagtgtgtgttctcatgtgtagtttcaaattgtgactttgtacaaaacctttatcACAGagcgaacagataaaaggtttttcagcagtgtgtcttctcatgtgtactttcaaatagcgactttctacaaaacctttacaacagagtgaacagataaaaggtttttctccagtgtgtgttctcatgtgtgttttcagacgacaatggtatttaaaagttttgtgacagtgagaacatgtgaagtgagtgttgtcagtgtgacatgttgcatcatctttagagtgttcatcatcagtgtcaggagagtgtgacgttgtgtcctcactatctgatagtggagctaagatcttgtctgcttgtgattctccacagtggtctccatcagcttctgttgtcatgtgttgtgttgagctgctgcttggaggctccgcctctctcttctcctcactttcacctttgacctcatcatcttcactcttcacagggacaccagtcactgggaactcctccaaccATTTAGGCTGACTGATGCggtgctcctcctcttcctctttaatgtgcagCGGCTcttggtcctcctcttcctctttaaagtaggggttcagtgggtcctccttttcctctttaatgtgaggggtcagCGGGTTCTCTTGCTCCTTAAAgtgaggggtcagtgggtcctcctcttcattTTTGCTGTGTAAGACCAGTGGGTCCGCCGCTTGACCTTTAATGTGAAGGGACAGTTTAACACTATGGGTATGTGGCGTCTCGTCTTCCTCTGTAATATGGGGGGGTTGTGGCTCCTCCCCTCCCTCTTTAATGTGATGGGAATGTGGTacatcttcttcctctttaatgtggtggGGCTGTGGCTCTTCTTCCTGCTCACGAGGAAGATGTTCTTCTACGACATCTGCGGGACAGGAGAAAACAAACATTCTTTAGAAAAGTCCagctttgctcagtcacatgagacATTGTCCTGCACCAACATATGATCTCACAATCTCATCAGTTTCCCCTCACAGCAGTCAGGGTACTTCCAGCTGACACATGAAGAAGACCTTCAGAGGAATGCCTTCCCAGGCCAACGTCCAATCCACCTTATTCATATAAAAACATCCTAAAAGTCATTCCTGCAATCCTTAATGGTAGACGCCATACGTGAAAGTGTGCTGTTCTCCCTCTGAATAAGTCATACACACACAGAAAATAATGTACCACATGACAGCCTCCACGCAGTAGTACTAGTGATGAGCTCCCCCTGCTGGTGGACAATAATTACAGTCATTTTCACATTCATCTTTAGAGACATGTCTGCTCTTAAAAAAGCATGAGCACAGTCAACATGTTAGCCAAAAAAGATGACATCTGTTTTGCTTTCATTTAGATAGTGTTGCCATAGTTAAACTGGGAAGCAGTAATCAGATTACCGACTACTCCTTCAAAATATAACTTGTTTAccttattattaatagtaataatggattagattaatTTAGTgcgtttctagacactcaaattgTGTTAGAGTGATAACTGAAAAGGCATAATTtatgtggtaagctacatttaattataataataataataactagatgaagcaattgaagagtttgaatttcgggaaaaccgggaattttttaagttcttaaaccaacttgtttttttgtcctgactcagaggaatgttttgacagtggaatggttgaaatgagttgaacaatgtgaaaggagtcaccacactaaagaaggttggaaataaggttagaaaaaacggaattcctggaaatttgttgaatgtggaaaaatggttgtttgaatttccagcatgaatggaatgtgttgaaggtggaatggtttgaaaaatgtgggaattgtggaagtttgaaaaatggataattaattttgaatggggaaaatgtcccaaaAGATTGGAAATTCTAGAAAATCAGAGAATTTCATGTATTAAGTGTTGAAAGGgatcacacaattcctgaacacactgaatattttgaagttggaacggtttgaatcggatgaaaaatgtgcgaGTTGTGGAACTTTCATTTTATTTCTTTCagtgggaatttcatggacatttttgagaatttcggggaaagcgggattttttttgaaaatgctaaaatatttgaatgttctgaatgagttgaaatggttggtgttgggattttttaaattggttgagaaaagttgaagtcgtaacatttttaattgagaaatggtattatagaATTccttgaattttgggaaaaccgggaatttttccagttcaaaaaataactttgttttctgtcctgattaagaggaatgatttgacagtggaacggttgaagtgggttaaaaaatgttgtaatTTCCATTTCCAGAattagtggaatatgttgaaggtggaatggtttgaatcggttgaaaaaagtggaaatggtggaattttgaaaaatggttaattcattttgaatggtgaaaaatgtcacggaaaacatggaattctgggaatttttggaatttgtcaagggaaagcctgtgattaccaaataggctgaacagtttgaagttggaacggtctgaatcggatgaaaaatgttggagttgttgaactttgaaaaatgtcccattattttcaatgagaatttcatgtacattttgggaattttgggaaagcgggaatttttttgaaaatgctaaaaaatttgaatgttctgaatgagtgaatggttggtgttggaatttttcaaatcggtcgagaaatgttgaagtagtgaaaATATTTCAATTGAGAAATAGTtttgtggaattcctggaattttgggaaaagctggaatttttccagagaaaaaaactttgttttttaagaggaatgatttgccggtggaacggttgaagtgggttgaaaaatgtggtcgacagaaaaaagggtgaaaaaagggtttgaaaaaaacgggaattctggatattcttcaaagtttttggaacttggaaaaatgatagtttgaatgtccaggaatagcggaatatgttgaaggtggaatgatttgaatcggttgaaaaaagtggAAATGATAGAAATTTGataaacggccaattcatttttaatgggaaaaattactaagcacttatttattcTTGTTTCAAGCTAATTTAGCGGCTATCTTAGCTCTTAGCTTGCCCGTCctttgtgtgtaacatgtttagcattgTTTTACTGTCCttaagtgataataatacttgtaagaaatgtaatgtatcaatcaatcaatcaattcctttattgtcattgtcataataacacttaagtcatacatgtcaacaagattttgtttgagctttgtccagcggcatagaaactgcattgaagtgcaggttgaccatagtttacagtttagcattgtcaggaagatggcgaatagaggagcgtgggggtgggaacagtcagatgtctgatgggtgttacgttgatgttgcagcaatgcaatgtccagagcacaattattgaggtggtgaagagtgaggtaataagatggtccggggcagcaaaggggcaggctgttcatttagcagtctcacagcctggggatac is a window from the Nerophis lumbriciformis linkage group LG28, RoL_Nlum_v2.1, whole genome shotgun sequence genome containing:
- the LOC133570528 gene encoding uncharacterized protein, with product MSTLHMLRALVDQRLTAAVEEIFVVLERTIAEYEAELSRTKEENNQLLDAVFKKHQVVLHRTDVVEEHLPREQEEEPQPHHIKEEEDVPHSHHIKEGGEEPQPPHITEEDETPHTHSVKLSLHIKGQAADPLVLHSKNEEEDPLTPHFKEQENPLTPHIKEEKEDPLNPYFKEEEEDQEPLHIKEEEEEHRISQPKWLEEFPVTGVPVKSEDDEVKGESEEKREAEPPSSSSTQHMTTEADGDHCGESQADKILAPLSDRFTEIIF